One window of Rhodopirellula bahusiensis genomic DNA carries:
- a CDS encoding S9 family peptidase: protein MLARRRFALATLALTAAFLGFLPPTTSPVLAESPESTVAPPSPPKKDLAKLSLRRLFKTSDFRSKSRTLQWDDTEDVLWERKTGKDGPTLDQVSIPEMESTTIVPREKFLLPAEEGDLDSPDAVTRGDETQSDDSQDTDSDKDTRKPIGIREWTLSSDDQTLLVFNNTRRVWRKHTRGDYWLKDVSTDSPDTKWRKVGGEDAPDAKTMFATFAPDGQSIAFVRDNDLYLEDCETGDLQMVAGSDDPKLISGTFDWVYEEELGLQNGLRFSPNSQKLAFWELDSNDVPIQTMIDNTSERYAQTIEFAYPKVGQTNSSARVGVWDRKTKQTVWLDLPGDPRENYIAAVDWLPSEFAHANQRLLIQQLNRKQNQNHVLLCDVETGHCINIHTEISDAWVRHQRELHWLPGSVLASDDESNPSPRLLWLSERSGWQHIEAIEIPSPDSLEAESNLPSRITPVTGGSWDVISIAAVAKEGTHIDFIASPEHPSQRALYRVSLEQGLAGQPKTTPQLLSPENGGTYTYSISPTAQYAIESWSDFNSAPVKRLVQLDPYKQLKTFSNNEELEESLEKLAPVHTEFVRLPIGEFTDDPASADVELDVWIMMPVGKDGTIESLASKSIPLLVHVYGEPAGQTVLDKYGGTTYLWHRLLTQHGIAVASVDNRGANAPRGKSFRQSIYKKIGRISISDQAHATQAMLKQFQALDPERVGLWGWSGGGSSTLNGLFQFPELYSMGIAVAPVPDQLDYDTIYQERYMGLVTENRDAFVAGSPITHASGLSDPLLLIHGTADDNVHYASSARLINRLIAENKQFQMMAYPGRTHSVSEGEGTRYHLRTMMTNFILQHLK, encoded by the coding sequence ATGCTCGCCCGTCGACGTTTCGCTTTGGCCACCTTGGCTCTAACCGCTGCCTTCCTTGGTTTCCTACCACCGACGACTTCGCCTGTCCTGGCTGAATCGCCGGAATCAACCGTGGCCCCTCCGTCGCCGCCCAAAAAGGATCTGGCGAAACTGTCTTTGCGTCGGCTTTTCAAGACATCCGACTTCCGGTCAAAGTCGCGAACGCTGCAATGGGATGACACCGAAGACGTTCTGTGGGAACGAAAGACTGGCAAAGATGGCCCGACGCTGGACCAGGTTTCGATCCCGGAGATGGAATCGACAACCATCGTGCCTCGCGAAAAGTTCTTGTTGCCAGCGGAGGAAGGCGACCTGGATTCGCCAGACGCCGTAACACGAGGCGATGAGACACAGAGCGATGACTCACAGGACACCGATTCGGACAAAGACACTCGCAAGCCAATCGGCATCCGTGAGTGGACGCTTTCGTCCGACGACCAAACCCTGCTCGTCTTCAACAACACTCGACGAGTCTGGCGAAAACACACGCGTGGCGACTATTGGCTGAAAGACGTGAGCACCGATTCACCAGACACGAAATGGCGAAAGGTGGGTGGAGAAGACGCTCCCGACGCGAAAACCATGTTTGCGACCTTCGCTCCCGATGGACAATCGATTGCCTTCGTTCGCGACAACGATTTGTACCTGGAGGACTGCGAAACCGGTGACCTTCAAATGGTTGCTGGCTCAGACGATCCCAAACTCATCAGCGGAACGTTCGATTGGGTCTACGAAGAAGAACTCGGTTTGCAAAACGGGCTCCGGTTCAGCCCCAACAGTCAGAAACTGGCTTTCTGGGAACTGGACAGCAACGATGTTCCGATCCAAACGATGATCGACAACACGTCCGAGCGATATGCGCAAACCATCGAATTCGCTTATCCAAAGGTTGGCCAAACCAACTCATCCGCCAGGGTCGGCGTCTGGGATCGAAAAACCAAGCAAACGGTGTGGTTGGACCTGCCCGGTGACCCTCGCGAAAACTACATCGCCGCGGTCGATTGGTTGCCCAGTGAGTTTGCTCACGCGAACCAGCGTTTGTTGATTCAGCAACTCAATCGGAAACAAAACCAAAACCACGTGCTCTTGTGCGATGTTGAAACGGGGCACTGCATCAACATTCACACCGAGATCAGTGATGCGTGGGTGCGTCATCAGCGTGAACTGCACTGGCTTCCCGGCTCCGTTCTCGCCAGCGATGACGAGAGCAATCCATCGCCTCGTCTGCTGTGGCTATCCGAACGATCGGGTTGGCAACACATCGAAGCGATCGAAATTCCTTCCCCTGATTCATTGGAAGCGGAATCCAATCTGCCATCCAGAATCACGCCTGTGACCGGCGGTTCCTGGGACGTGATCTCAATCGCCGCCGTCGCGAAAGAGGGCACTCACATCGACTTCATCGCGTCGCCCGAACACCCCTCGCAACGAGCCCTGTACCGAGTGTCGCTCGAACAAGGACTGGCGGGCCAACCGAAGACGACGCCGCAACTCCTGTCTCCCGAGAACGGCGGCACATACACCTATTCGATCAGCCCCACTGCTCAGTACGCCATCGAATCCTGGTCTGACTTCAATTCCGCTCCCGTGAAAAGATTGGTTCAGCTTGACCCTTACAAGCAGTTGAAAACGTTCTCGAACAATGAGGAACTGGAGGAATCTCTCGAGAAGCTCGCTCCGGTTCACACAGAGTTTGTGCGATTGCCAATCGGCGAATTCACCGACGATCCCGCCTCCGCGGATGTGGAGCTCGATGTGTGGATCATGATGCCGGTCGGAAAGGACGGAACGATCGAGAGCCTGGCCTCGAAGAGCATACCTTTGCTTGTTCATGTTTACGGCGAACCAGCCGGCCAGACGGTCTTGGACAAATACGGCGGAACCACCTACCTCTGGCATCGACTGCTCACACAACATGGAATTGCTGTCGCGAGCGTCGACAACCGCGGTGCCAACGCGCCTCGCGGGAAATCGTTTCGGCAATCGATTTACAAGAAGATCGGTCGCATTTCGATCTCGGACCAAGCTCATGCGACCCAAGCGATGCTGAAACAATTCCAAGCTCTCGATCCCGAGCGAGTTGGACTGTGGGGATGGAGCGGAGGCGGCTCCTCCACGCTCAACGGGTTGTTCCAATTCCCCGAGCTGTATTCGATGGGAATCGCGGTCGCACCGGTTCCCGATCAACTGGACTACGACACGATCTATCAAGAACGCTACATGGGATTGGTCACCGAAAACCGTGACGCGTTCGTGGCGGGTTCACCGATCACGCACGCCAGCGGTTTGTCGGATCCGCTGCTTCTGATCCATGGAACCGCCGACGACAACGTGCACTACGCATCATCAGCACGGCTGATCAATCGTTTGATCGCCGAGAACAAACAATTCCAAATGATGGCCTATCCCGGACGCACCCACTCGGTCAGCGAAGGCGAAGGAACCCGCTATCACCTGCGAACCATGATGACGAACTTCATCCTTCAGCATCTAAAGTAG
- the lpdA gene encoding dihydrolipoyl dehydrogenase, whose product MHAPVVVLGGGPGGYAAAFLAADEGMEVTIVEAEPRLGGTCLIRGCIPSKALLHVAKVISEVEELKSEWGIEYSGAPKIDVDVVRARKDKVIDNLTGGLGGLAKRRNVTVIQARGSFVSSNELKLEGDHESIPEGGKLTFDKCIVATGSVPAMPPAFDIGSDRVMDSTGALALKDIPETLLVVGGGYIGLEMGTVYAHLGSKVSVVELGEGLLPGADRDLVKPLAKKVDKMCDGRIFLNTKVGSLAEDGDKVVVSFEGPNKFGTESYDRVLISIGRRPVTRGLGLENTQVEVNERGFIVCDEQQRTADPNILAIGDVAGDPMLAHKATHEGRVAAEVLAGKNVAFDKAAIPAVVFTDPEIAWAGLTEGEAKAAGRKVDVEVYPWAASGRAQAIGVTNGLTKWLVDPETHRVLGCGIVGTGAGELIAEAVLAIEMGCEVTDITESVHPHPTLSETLMNAGEVHFGTATEIYKPKRK is encoded by the coding sequence ATGCACGCTCCGGTTGTCGTTCTCGGTGGTGGCCCCGGTGGATACGCGGCGGCTTTTTTGGCAGCTGACGAAGGGATGGAAGTCACCATCGTCGAAGCGGAACCTCGCCTCGGTGGCACCTGCCTGATCCGTGGTTGCATTCCCAGCAAAGCGTTGCTTCACGTGGCCAAGGTCATCAGTGAAGTGGAAGAACTGAAATCAGAGTGGGGCATCGAATACTCCGGCGCACCCAAGATTGACGTCGACGTCGTCCGGGCTCGCAAAGACAAGGTGATCGACAACCTGACCGGCGGACTCGGCGGCCTGGCAAAACGCCGCAACGTCACCGTCATCCAAGCTCGCGGTTCGTTTGTCAGCTCCAACGAACTCAAGCTCGAAGGCGATCACGAGTCGATCCCAGAAGGCGGCAAGCTGACGTTCGACAAGTGCATCGTCGCAACCGGCAGTGTTCCCGCCATGCCACCCGCGTTTGACATCGGCAGCGACCGAGTCATGGACAGCACCGGTGCGTTGGCACTCAAAGACATTCCCGAAACCTTGCTCGTCGTCGGTGGCGGCTACATCGGCTTGGAAATGGGAACCGTCTATGCTCACTTGGGTTCCAAGGTCAGCGTGGTCGAACTCGGCGAAGGTTTGCTGCCCGGTGCCGACCGTGACCTCGTCAAACCGCTCGCGAAAAAAGTCGACAAGATGTGCGACGGTCGCATCTTCTTGAACACCAAAGTCGGTTCGCTGGCCGAAGACGGCGACAAAGTCGTGGTCAGCTTCGAGGGCCCAAACAAGTTCGGCACCGAATCCTACGACCGAGTCCTGATTAGCATCGGCCGTCGTCCCGTCACCCGTGGCCTGGGACTGGAAAACACCCAAGTCGAAGTCAACGAACGCGGCTTCATCGTTTGTGACGAACAACAACGAACCGCCGACCCGAACATCTTGGCCATCGGCGACGTCGCCGGCGACCCAATGCTGGCTCACAAAGCCACTCACGAAGGCAGAGTTGCCGCAGAAGTTTTGGCCGGCAAGAACGTCGCCTTCGACAAAGCCGCCATCCCGGCCGTCGTGTTCACCGATCCTGAAATCGCTTGGGCGGGTCTGACCGAAGGTGAAGCCAAAGCCGCCGGCCGCAAGGTCGACGTCGAGGTCTACCCTTGGGCCGCCAGCGGTCGTGCTCAAGCGATCGGCGTGACGAACGGTTTGACCAAGTGGCTGGTCGATCCAGAAACGCATCGCGTGCTCGGCTGCGGCATTGTCGGAACCGGTGCCGGTGAGCTGATCGCCGAAGCTGTGCTGGCAATCGAAATGGGCTGCGAAGTGACCGACATCACCGAATCCGTTCACCCACACCCAACGCTCAGCGAAACGTTGATGAACGCCGGCGAAGTCCACTTCGGAACCGCGACCGAGATCTACAAACCAAAGCGGAAGTGA
- the rpsD gene encoding 30S ribosomal protein S4, which produces MARYTGPKARINRRLGTMLYETAGASRAMDRRPQPPGMHTRGRRPSNYGAALMEKQKIKHYYGLGERQLRRYFENVGRKSGNTGELLLLMCERRLDNVVRRVGFTKTRPQARQGITHGHFRVNGVKVTKPGYMLRAGDLIEVRGRENLKNLYRGVIANSPPDGLDWVSFDSETLRATVLSLPGAVDISLPVDANSVVEFLSR; this is translated from the coding sequence ATGGCACGTTACACAGGACCAAAAGCCCGCATCAATCGCCGCCTCGGCACGATGCTTTACGAAACAGCCGGCGCATCTCGTGCGATGGACCGTCGTCCGCAACCACCAGGGATGCACACTCGCGGTCGTCGCCCGAGTAACTACGGTGCGGCTTTGATGGAGAAGCAAAAGATCAAACACTACTACGGATTGGGCGAACGCCAACTCCGTCGTTACTTTGAAAACGTTGGCCGTAAATCGGGCAACACCGGGGAATTGTTGTTGCTGATGTGCGAACGTCGTTTGGACAACGTTGTCCGCCGCGTTGGCTTCACAAAGACTCGCCCCCAAGCTCGCCAGGGCATCACCCACGGTCACTTCCGCGTCAACGGCGTGAAAGTCACCAAGCCCGGCTACATGCTTCGCGCCGGCGATTTGATTGAAGTTCGCGGCCGCGAAAACTTGAAGAACTTGTACCGTGGCGTGATCGCCAACTCGCCACCAGACGGACTGGACTGGGTCTCGTTCGACAGCGAAACGCTGCGAGCGACCGTCTTGTCGCTGCCAGGTGCGGTTGACATCAGCCTGCCCGTCGACGCTAACAGCGTCGTCGAATTCTTGTCTCGCTAA